A region from the Cyprinus carpio isolate SPL01 chromosome A8, ASM1834038v1, whole genome shotgun sequence genome encodes:
- the LOC109070228 gene encoding LOW QUALITY PROTEIN: hornerin (The sequence of the model RefSeq protein was modified relative to this genomic sequence to represent the inferred CDS: inserted 2 bases in 1 codon): protein MTARVYCSCIAVLLCLFGNLNITDATLGLNSIANLVKLTGLLSPQRCSSDRDCSGGHDCSGRHKCSRFHCDPVSSETVSMKPGQCPDPKNIPLSKKSCXHDGQCPATKKCCPTTTVPTHSEKHVHREAHQRAHQGSGQGSGQGAGQGAGQGSGQGAGQGSGQGSGQGAGQGAGQGSGQGSGQGAGQGAGQGSGYGQGSGQGAGQGSGYGQGSGQGAGQGAGQGSGYGQGAGQGSGQGSGYGQGNGQGAGQGSGYGQGSGQGAGQGSGQGSGYGQGSGQGSGQGAGQGSGYGQGSGQGAGQGSGSGQGSGYGQGSGQGAGQGSGYGQGSGQGSGYGQGSGQGSGYGQGSGQGSGYGQGSGQGSGYGQGSGQGAGQGSGQGSGYGQGSGQGAGQGSGYGQGSGYGQGAGQGSGYGQGSGYGQGAGQGSGYGQGAGQGSGYGQGSGQGVGQGVGQGSGYGQGVGQGSGRGNCGLKLS, encoded by the exons ATGACAGCTCGAGTGTACTGCTCGTgtattgctgttttattgtgtCTGTTCGGAAACTTGAACATAACAGACGCCACTTTAG gTTTGAACTCCATTGCAAACCTGGTGAAGCTGACGGGCTTGCTGTCCCCTCAAAGATGTTCTTCTGATAGAGACTGCTCTGGAGGACACGACTGCTCTGGAAGACACAAATGCTCTAGATTTCACTGTGATCCTGTATCCAGTGAGACTGTTTCCA TGAAGCCAGGTCAATGTCCCGACCCGAAGAACATTCCACTGTCTAAAAAAAGCTG CCATGATGGCCAGTGTCCTGCCACAAAGAAATGTTGCCCAACCACCACAGTCCCCACACACTCTGAAAAACACGTCCACAGAGAGGCCCACCAAAGAGCCCACCAAGGaagcggccagggaagcggccagggagCGGGCCAGGgagcgggccagggaagcggccagggagcgggccagggaagcggccagggaagcggccagggagCGGGCCAGGgagcgggccagggaagcggccagggaagcggccagggagCGGGCCAGGGAGCGGGCCAGGGAAGTGGTTACGGTCAGGGTAGCGGCCAGGGAGCGGGCCAGGGAAGTGGTTACGGCCAGGGTAGCGGCCAGGGAGCGGGCCAGGGAGCGGGCCAGGGAAGTGGTTACGGCCAGGGAGCGGGCCAGGGTAGCGGCCAGGGAAGTGGTTACGGCCAGGGTAACGGCCAGGGAGCGGGCCAGGGAAGTGGTTACGGTCAGGGTAGCGGCCAGGGAGCGGGCCAGGGTAGCGGCCAGGGAAGTGGTTACGGCCAGGGTAGCGGCCAGGGTAGCGGCCAGGGAGCGGGCCAGGGAAGTGGTTACGGTCAGGGTAGCGGCCAGGGAGCGGGCCAGGGAAGTGGTAGCGGCCAGGGAAGTGGTTACGGCCAGGGTAGCGGCCAGGGAGCGGGCCAGGGAAGTGGTTACGGCCAGGGTAGCGGCCAGGGAAGTGGTTACGGCCAGGGTAGCGGCCAGGGAAGTGGTTACGGTCAGGGTAGCGGCCAGGGAAGTGGTTACGGTCAGGGTAGCGGCCAGGGAAGTGGTTACGGTCAGGGTAGTGGCCAGGGAGCGGGCCAGGGTAGCGGCCAGGGAAGTGGTTACGGCCAGGGTAGCGGCCAGGGAGCGGGCCAGGGAAGTGGTTACGGTCAGGGTAGCGGTTACGGCCAGGGAGCGGGCCAGGGAAGTGGCTACGGCCAGGGAAGCGGCTACGGCCAGGgagcgggccagggaagcggctaCGGCCAGGgagcgggccagggaagcggctaCGGTCAGGGAAGTGGCCAGGGAGTGGGTCAGGGagtgggccagggaagcggttaCGGCCAGGGagtgggccagggaagcggccgGGGAAATTGTGGTCTGAAACTTTCATAG